The proteins below come from a single Mustela nigripes isolate SB6536 chromosome 14, MUSNIG.SB6536, whole genome shotgun sequence genomic window:
- the KPRP gene encoding keratinocyte proline-rich protein, with protein MCDQQQIQCCLSLPQCCVKNSSFNPSQSPSAKSQVVVQVPCERQIVQCPAPCPAQVSQVKCQAPSQSQTMQVKCQAPCQSKTAQAKCQASSKSKTTQVKCQAPCQSQFSCVQCQGPCQPEVSYVQCEAPCPAQTCYVECAPVCYTETCYLECPVQTFVPCPAPQPVQTYVACSPDSQTQGRFSTQCPYQGSQVTYTPQRQSPASYSNCTPHFRSGASYSTCNPQFQSGTSYRNCTPQRQSRASFSTCAPQCQTRESYGSFPVQRRSQSTSRCLPPRQQQPSYHSCSPPRRSEPYSSCLPSASSSSSYNYCTPPRRSEPIYSSGCPQDPTSGCSRRCGPKCRVEISSPCCPRQVPPQKCRVQIPPIRRCPESCAPRPSWGASCPELRPRPLPSFCPTRRLDQSPERSLQRCPLPAPRSCPRPALRPYPRPEPRARSELHPCPPLRRRSEPCLCPEPHPAPCAAPHPRSVQREFPESRPCPQPCEHPEPSSLPEPIPLPAPCPSPEPCVEPRCYPSPSSGPNAIPCPGDLGCHESSPCRLDTEAPSCGPTGSNQWQGSGDSFGPCDRIPEPQGFSDCGDQGGTCVGVKGGSSAGTKGAYF; from the coding sequence ATGTGTGACCAGCAGCAGATTCAGTGTTGCCTGTCGCTCCCCCAGTGCTGTGTGAAGAATTCCTCCTTCAACCCCTCCCAGTCCCCCAGTGCCAAGAGTCAGGTGGTAGTCCAAGTCCCCTGTGAGAGGCAAATTGTGCAGTGTCCTGCACCATGCCCAGCTCAAGTTTCCCAGGTAAAATGCCAGGCTCCAAGCCAGTCCCAAACTATGCAGGTGAAGTGCCAGGCTCCATGTCAGTCTAAGACCGCACAAGCAAAGTGCCAGGCTTCAAGTAAGTCTAAGACCACCCAGGTGAAGTGCCAGGCTCCATGTCAGTCTCAATTCTCCTGTGTTCAATGCCAGGGCCCATGCCAGCCTGAGGTTTCCTATGTGCAGTGTGAAGCTCCATGCCCTGCTCAGACCTGCTATGTAGAATGTGCTCCCGTTTGTTATACAGAAACTTGTTACCTGGAATGCCCAGTCCAGACCTTTGTACCCTGTCCAGCTCCTCAGCCTGTCCAGACTTATGTGGCTTGTAGCCCAGATTCCCAGACTCAGGGAAGATTCTCAACCCAGTGCCCGTATCAGGGATCCCAAGTCACATACACCCCGCAGCGTCAGTCCCCCGCTTCCTACAGCAACTGCACTCCACATTTCCGATCTGGGGCTTCCTACAGCACCTGTAACCCACAGTTCCAATCGGGGACTTCTTACAGGAACTGCACCCCTCAGCGTCAGTCTCGGGCTTCATTTAGCACTTGTGCACCTCAGTGCCAGACACGAGAGTCTTACGGGAGCTTCCCTGTCCAGCGTCGCTCCCAGAGCACCAGCAGATGCCTCCCTCCTCGCCAGCAGCAGCCTTCCTACCACAGCTGTTCACCTCCAAGAAGGTCTGAGCCCTACAGCAGCTGTTTGCCATCAGCATCTTCTTCAAGTTCCTATAACTACTGCACCCCACCACGTCGCTCTGAGCCCATCTATAGCAGTGGCTGTCCTCAGGATCCCACTTCAGGCTGCTCTAGGAGATGTGGTCCCAAGTGCCGGGTAGAGATTTCCTCCCCGTGCTGCCCCAGGCAGGTGCCCCCACAAAAGTGTCGGGTTCAGATTCCTCCCATCAGACGCTGCCCTGAGAGCTGTGCCCCACGACCCTCCTGGGGCGCCTCCTGCCCAGAGCTGAGGCCTCGTCCACTCCCAAGCTTCTGTCCAACCCGGCGTCTGGATCAGAGTCCAGAGAGATCACTGCAGCGATGCCCGCTTCCTGCTCCACGTTCATGTCCACGTCCTGCTCTACGGCCATATCCACGCCCAGAGCCACGTGCAAGGTCAgagctccatccatgtcctcCACTGCGGCGTCGTTCAGAACCCTGTCTGTGTCCGGAACCACATCCAGCCCCGTGTGCAGCCCCACATCCCAGATCAGTGCAGCGTGAATTTCCCGAATCACGTCCATGTCCACAGCCCTGTGAGCACCCAGAACCTTCCTCACTTCCAGAGCCAATTCCTCTTCCAGCACCCTGCCCAAGCCCAGAGCCATGTGTGGAGCCTAGATGCTATCCCAGCCCAAGTTCAGGACCAAATGCAATCCCATGCCCCGGAGACCTAGGCTGTCATGAGTCCAGCCCATGCCGCCTGGACACCGAGGCCCCCAGCTGTGGCCCAACTGGTTCTAACCAGTGGCAAGGAAGTGGTGACAGCTTTGGACCTTGTGATCGGATTCCAGAGCCACAGGGTTTCAGTGATTGTGGAGACCAAGGAGGCACCTGTGTTGGAGTGAAAGGAGGTTCCTCTGCTGGAACAAAGGGTGCTTATTTTTAA